From Medicago truncatula cultivar Jemalong A17 chromosome 7, MtrunA17r5.0-ANR, whole genome shotgun sequence, a single genomic window includes:
- the LOC25499633 gene encoding galactinol synthase 2, whose product MTPTPNSLIHSKKPSFIMAPAITTTAVNATVEKPKLDGGKGRAFVTFLAGNADYIKGVVGLAKGLRKTKTMYPLVVAILPDVPEEHRKILVSQGCIVKEIAPVYPPANQTEFAMAYYVINYSKLRIFEFEEYSKMIYLDGDIQVFENIDHLFDLPDDYFYAVMDCFCEKTWSHTPQYKIGYCQQCPDKVQWPSNFGPKPPLYFNAGMFVFQPNVATYHDLLEKVKITKPTPFAEQDFLNMYFKDKYKPIPNVYNLVLAMMWRHPENVELEKVQVVHYCAAGSKPWRYTGEEQNMDREDIKMLVKKWKEIYEDETLDYNNNVRVERFTAALLEAGGLKSMPASNAA is encoded by the exons ATGACTCCTACTCCTAATTCACTTATTCACTCAAAAAAACCTTCCTTCATCATGGCACCTGCAATCACCACCACCGCCGTGAATGCTACCGTTGAGAAACCAAAACTCGACGGTGGTAAAGGCCGTGCCTTTGTGACTTTCCTTGCTGGAAACGCTGATTACATCAAAGGTGTTGTTGGTTTAGCCAAAGGATTGAGAAAAACCAAAACCATGTACCCTTTGGTTGTTGCTATCTTACCTGATGTTCCTGAAGAACATCGTAAGATCCTTGTTTCACAAGGTTGCATTGTTAAGGAGATTGCTCCTGTGTACCCTCCAGCCAACCAAACCGAATTTGCTATGGCATATTATGTCATCAATTACTCCAAACTACGTATCTTCGAG TTTGAGGAGTACAGCAAGATGATCTACTTAGATGGTGACATCCAAGTGTTTGAAAACATTGATCATCTATTTGATCTGCCTGATGATTACTTCTATGCTGTGATGGACTGTTTCTGTGAAAAGACTTGGAGTCACACTCCTCAGTATAAGATTGGATACTGTCAACAATGTCCTGATAAGGTTCAATGGCCATCTAATTTTGGACCTAAGCCTCCTCTATATTTCAATGCTGGAATGTTCGTTTTTCAGCCTAATGTTGCAACATATCATGATCTGCTTGAGAAAGTTAAAATTACCAAACCAACCCCCTTTGCTGAGCAG GACTTTTTGAACATGTATTTCAAGGATAAATACAAGCCTATACCTAATGTGTACAATCTTGTGTTGGCCATGATGTGGCGTCATCCTGAGAATGTTGAGCTTGAGAAAGTTCAAGTTGTTCACTATTGTGCTGCT GGCTCTAAGCCTTGGAGGTATACCGGAGAGGAACAGAACATGGACAGAGAAGACATAAAGATGCTGGTGAAGAAATGGAAAGAGATATATGAAGATGAGACATTAGATTACAACAACAATGTCAGAGTGGAACGTTTCACAGCTGCTCTGTTAGAGGCTGGTGGTCTGAAGTCAATGCCTGCATCAAATGCTGCTTAA
- the LOC25499634 gene encoding chloroplast stem-loop binding protein of 41 kDa b, chloroplastic, with translation MARLVALQQNQLSFPPLASSLSDFNGARLQTHIQLKRKTWQPKGSLIVSASSTKKILIMGGTRFIGVFLSRQLVKEGHQVTLFTRGKAPITQQLPGESDTDFADFSSKILHLKGDRKDYDFVKSSLSAEGFDVVYDINGREAEEVEPILDALPNLEQFIYCSSAGVYLKSDLLPHAEIDAVDPKSRHKGKLETESLLQSKDVNWTSIRPVYIYGPLNYNPVEEWFFHRLKAGRPIPIPGSGIQITQLGHVKDLATAFLKVLGNEKASKQIFNISGDKYVTFDGLARACAKAGGFPEPEIIHYNPKDFDFGKKKSFPFRDQHFFASVEKAKSVLGLEPDYGLVEGLTDSYNLDFGRGTFRKEADFSTDDIILGKSLVSV, from the exons ATGGCAAGATTGGTGGCACTCCAACAGAATCAACTATCTTTCCCTCCTttagcttcttctctttctgaTTTCAATGGAGCAAGACTTCAAACTCATATTCAG ttgaaaagaaaaacatggcAGCCAAAAGGTTCTTTAATTGTCTCAGCATCAAGCACCAAGAAAATCCTCATAATGGGAGGTACTAGATTCATTGGTGTGTTTTTGTCAAGGCAACTTGTCAAAGAAGGCCACCAg GTAACTTTATTCACAAGAGGAAAAGCACCTATCACTCAACAATTGCCAGGTGAATCAGACACTGACTTTGCTGATTTTTCTTCCAAG aTCTTGCATTTGAAAGGAGACAGGAAAGactatgattttgtaaaatctAGTCTCTCAGCAGAaggatttgatgttgtttatgacaTTAATG GACGAGAGGCAGAAGAAGTTGAGCCCATATTGGATGCTCTGCCTAATCTTGAACA GTTCATTTACTGCTCTTCTGCTGGTGTCTATCTCAAGTCTGATTTATTACCTCACGCCGAG ATTGATGCAGTTGACCCTAAGAGCAGGCACAAGGGAAAGCTTGAAACAGAAAGTTTGCTGCAATCAAAGGATGTTAATTGGACTTCTATAAGGCCAGTTTATATCTATGGCCCCTTGAATTACAACCCTGTTGAAGAGTGGTTTTTCCACAGATTGAAAGCCGGTCGCCCAATTCCTATTCCCGGCTCAGGAATACAGATAACACAACTTGGCCATGTTAAG GATTTGGCGACAGCATTTTTGAAGGTTCTTGGAAATGAAAAGGCCAGCAAGCAGATATTCAACATCTCAGGAGACAAATATGTCACATTTGATGGATTAGCAAGAGCATGTGCTAAG GCTGGTGGGTTCCCTGAGCCAGAGATCATTCACTACAACCCTAAAGACtttgattttggaaaaaagaAGTCATTTCCATTTCGTGATCAG CATTTCTTTGCATCAGTGGAGAAGGCAAAAAGTGTGCTTGGGTTAGAACCTGACTACGGGCTTGTAGAAGGTCTTACAGATTCGTATAACCTCGACTTTGGTAGAGGAACTTTCCGCAAAGAGGCTGATTTCTCAACCGATGATATAATTCTTGGCAAGAGTCTTGTTAGTGTGTGA
- the LOC25499635 gene encoding AP-3 complex subunit mu isoform X1, whose translation MLQCIFLLSDSGEVILEKQLTGHRVDRSICNWFWDQPHSFKQQPVIASPTHYLFQVFRDGITFLACTQVEMPPLMAIEFLCRVADVINDYLGGLNEDSIKDNFVIVYELLDEMIDNGFPLTTEPNILQEMIAPPNIVSKVLSVVTGNSSNVSDTLPGSTASCVPWRTADPKYANNEVYVDLVEQMDATINRDGTLVKCEINGEVQVNSHITGLPDLTLSFTNPSILDDVRFHPCVRFRPWESNQILSFVPPDGQFKLMNYRVRKLKSTPIYVKPQLTSDGGTCRLNVMVGMRNDPGKTVDSVNVQFQLPPCILSADLTSTHGTVNILSNKTCTWSIGRIPKDKAPSMSGTLVLETGMERLHVFPTFQVDFRIMGVALSGLKIDKLDLKTVPYRFYKGFRALTRAGEFEVRS comes from the exons ATGTTGCagtgcatttttcttctctcCGATTCCGG AGAGGTAATTCTAGAGAAACAACTCACTGGTCACCGTGTTGATCGCTCCATTTGTAACTGGTTTTGGGATCAACCTCATTCCTTCAAGCAACAACCCGTTATTGCTTCACCAACACATTATCTTTTCCAAGTTTTTCGTGATGGAATCACTTTTTTGGCATGTACTCAAGTTGAAATGCCACCTTTGATGGCCATTGAG TTCCTTTGTAGGGTAGCTGATGTAATCAATGATTATCTTGGCGGATTGAATGAAGATTCCATCAAAGACAACTTTGTTATTGTCTATGAG CTGTTGGATGAGATGATAGACAATGGCTTTCCACTAACTACAGAACCTAATATCCTGCAAGAGATGATAGCTCCGCCAAATATTGTTAGCAAAGTCTTGAGTGTTGTGACTGGCAACAGCTCGAATGTAAGCGACACGCTTCCAGGCAGTACAGCATCTTGTGTTCCCTGGAGAACAGCTGATCCAAAGTATGCCAATAATGAAGTTTATGTAGATCTTGTAGAACAAATGGATGCAACAATAAACAG GGATGGTACTCTGGTGAAGTGTGAGATTAATGGTGAGGTTCAAGTAAATTCCCACATCACTGGTCTACCTGATTTAACTCTTTCATTTACGAATCCTTCGATCCTTGATGATGTGAGGTTCCATCCTTGTGTTAGATTTCGGCCTTGGGAATCCAATCAAATTCTTTCATTTGTGCCTCCTGATGGACAATTTAAGCTAATGAATTACAG AGTTAGAAAATTGAAGAGCACCCCAATATATGTAAAGCCACAGTTGACTTCAGATGGTGGGACATGCCGTCTTAATGTAATGGTTGGCATGAGAAATGATCCTGGAAAGACAGTTGATTCCGTTAACGTTCAGTTTCAGCTTCCTCCTTGCATCTTATCAGCTGATCTGACTTCAACTCATGGAACAGTTAACATTCTTTCTAACAAG ACATGCACTTGGTCCATTGGTCGGATCCCAAAGGATAAAGCCCCTTCAATGTCTGGAACATTAGTGCTTGAGACTGGAATGGAACGCCTTCATGTCTTTCCCACCTTTCAAGTGGATTTTAGGATCATGGGTGTCGCCCTCTCTGGTCTGAAAATAGACAAACTGGATCTGAAGACTGTACCCTACCGTTTCTACAAAGGTTTTCGAGCTCTTACCCGAGCAGGTGAATTTGAAGTCAGGTCATAA
- the LOC25499635 gene encoding AP-3 complex subunit mu isoform X2 yields the protein MLQCIFLLSDSGEVILEKQLTGHRVDRSICNWFWDQPHSFKQQPVIASPTHYLFQVFRDGITFLACTQVEMPPLMAIEFLCRVADVINDYLGGLNEDSIKDNFVIVYELLDEMIDNGFPLTTEPNILQEMIAPPNIVSKVLSVVTGNSSNVSDTLPGSTASCVPWRTADPKYANNEVYVDLVEQMDATINRFRPWESNQILSFVPPDGQFKLMNYRVRKLKSTPIYVKPQLTSDGGTCRLNVMVGMRNDPGKTVDSVNVQFQLPPCILSADLTSTHGTVNILSNKTCTWSIGRIPKDKAPSMSGTLVLETGMERLHVFPTFQVDFRIMGVALSGLKIDKLDLKTVPYRFYKGFRALTRAGEFEVRS from the exons ATGTTGCagtgcatttttcttctctcCGATTCCGG AGAGGTAATTCTAGAGAAACAACTCACTGGTCACCGTGTTGATCGCTCCATTTGTAACTGGTTTTGGGATCAACCTCATTCCTTCAAGCAACAACCCGTTATTGCTTCACCAACACATTATCTTTTCCAAGTTTTTCGTGATGGAATCACTTTTTTGGCATGTACTCAAGTTGAAATGCCACCTTTGATGGCCATTGAG TTCCTTTGTAGGGTAGCTGATGTAATCAATGATTATCTTGGCGGATTGAATGAAGATTCCATCAAAGACAACTTTGTTATTGTCTATGAG CTGTTGGATGAGATGATAGACAATGGCTTTCCACTAACTACAGAACCTAATATCCTGCAAGAGATGATAGCTCCGCCAAATATTGTTAGCAAAGTCTTGAGTGTTGTGACTGGCAACAGCTCGAATGTAAGCGACACGCTTCCAGGCAGTACAGCATCTTGTGTTCCCTGGAGAACAGCTGATCCAAAGTATGCCAATAATGAAGTTTATGTAGATCTTGTAGAACAAATGGATGCAACAATAAACAG ATTTCGGCCTTGGGAATCCAATCAAATTCTTTCATTTGTGCCTCCTGATGGACAATTTAAGCTAATGAATTACAG AGTTAGAAAATTGAAGAGCACCCCAATATATGTAAAGCCACAGTTGACTTCAGATGGTGGGACATGCCGTCTTAATGTAATGGTTGGCATGAGAAATGATCCTGGAAAGACAGTTGATTCCGTTAACGTTCAGTTTCAGCTTCCTCCTTGCATCTTATCAGCTGATCTGACTTCAACTCATGGAACAGTTAACATTCTTTCTAACAAG ACATGCACTTGGTCCATTGGTCGGATCCCAAAGGATAAAGCCCCTTCAATGTCTGGAACATTAGTGCTTGAGACTGGAATGGAACGCCTTCATGTCTTTCCCACCTTTCAAGTGGATTTTAGGATCATGGGTGTCGCCCTCTCTGGTCTGAAAATAGACAAACTGGATCTGAAGACTGTACCCTACCGTTTCTACAAAGGTTTTCGAGCTCTTACCCGAGCAGGTGAATTTGAAGTCAGGTCATAA
- the LOC25499636 gene encoding psbP domain-containing protein 1, chloroplastic: MANTMTTTGFLTRPMSSFHFHSPRCSISSTPNSLKAAFAVPRRKAISLILSSTYILSDIGTALAQQPRVFREYVDTFDGYSFNYPSNWIQVRGAGADIFFRDPYILDENISVEVSSPSSSKFKTVQDLGSPQQAGKKVLDQYLTEFMSTRLGVKRESNILSTSQRIADDGKLYYQVEANIKSYASNNELAVMPQDRVVRLEWDRRYLSVLGVENNQLYELRLQVPENVFLEEESELRQVMASFRANKVVR; encoded by the exons ATGGCCAATACAATGACAACAACGGGTTTTCTTACCCGACCCATGTCATCATTTCACTTCCATTCCCCTCGCTGCTCCATTTCTTCCACACCCAATTCG CTAAAAGCAGCTTTTGCAGTTCCTAGAAGAAAAGCAATATCATTAATCTTATCATCAACATACATTCTCTCCGACATTGGTACAGCATTAGCACAACAACCTCGTGTGTTTCGTGAATATGTTGATACATTTGATGGTTATTCATTTAACTATCCATCAAATTGGATTCAAGTACGAGGTGCTGGTGCTGATATTTTCTTCAGGGATCCTTATATTCTTGATGAAAATATATCTGTTGAAGTTTCTTCGCCTTCTTCCTCAAAATTCAAGACTGTTCAAGACTTGGGTTCGCCTCAACAAGCTGGAAAGAAAGTTCTTGATCAGTATCTTACTGAGTTTATGTCCACTAGACTTGGTGTTAAACGTGAATCTAATATTCTCTCCACTTCTCAGAGAATTGCTGATGATGGCAAATTGTACTATCAAGTTGAG GCGAACATAAAGTCATATGCCAGTAACAACGAGCTTGCTGTTATGCCACAAGACAGGGTGGTGCGTTTGGAATGGGATCGGAGGTACCTGTCTGTTCTAGGAGTTGAAAACAATCAACTCTATGAGTTGAGATTACAAGTGCCAGAAAATGTGTTTTTGGAAGAGGAAAGTGAACTTCGTCAAGTCATGGCCTCGTTCCGAGCGAATAAGGTTGTTCGTTAG
- the LOC25499637 gene encoding alkaline/neutral invertase A, mitochondrial gives MTAINLICNCTMKPFSRFLVICRNNSSFLTRCHHSRTMSTSISNNPLLLNLDHKTKHHPSSILKFGRIMNGFQKVLRSPSWSFCHSRAFLGLKATKTECISSIGGVSFKAREFSNSFETTRVLRIDKDDNKGGGDEEDLKEKNCDSLKNVIVAKNGDEEETDVEKDAWKLLQKALVTYCDTPVGTVAANDDSGSPLNYDQVFIRDFVPSALAFLLKGEHEIVKNFLLHTLQLQSWEKTVDCYSPGQGLMPASFKVKTMEFDDKKTEEVLDPDFGESAIGRVAPVDSGLWWIILLRAYGKLTGDYSLQEKLEVQTGLRMILNLCLSDGFDMFPSLLVTDGSCMIDRRMGIHGHPLEIQALFYSALRSAREMVVKNDESKSLVGEINNRLSALSFHIREYYWLDMRKVNEIYRYKTEEYSLDATNKFNIYPEQIPMWLMDWIPEEGGYLIGNLQPAHMDFRFFMLGNLWSIVSSLGTPRQNKSVLNLIESKWDDLVGQMPLKICYPALEHDEWRLVTGSDPKNTPWSYHNGGSWPTLLWQFTLACIKMGRTDLAEKAVGLAEKRLPFDSWPEYYDTKTGRFIGKQARLFQTWTLAGFLASKMLLKKPEIATLLCWDEDLEILETCVCVLNKSGRTKCSRRVAKSHILV, from the exons ATGACCGCTATCAACCTTATTTGTAATTGTACCATGAAACCATTCTCTAGGTTTCTCGTAATTTGTAGAAATAATTCATCTTTTCTCACAAGATGTCATCATTCTCGTACAATGTCTACATCTATCTCTAATAATCCTCTTTTGCTCAATCTTGATCACAAAACCAAGCACCACCCTTCTTCTATATTGAAGTTTGGACGCATAATGAACGGTTTTCAAAAAGTTTTGCGGTCACCCTCTTGGAGTTTTTGCCATTCAAGAGCGTTTCTTGGTttaaaagcaacaaaaacaGAATGCATATCTTCTATTGGTGGAGTATCCTTCAAGGCACGTGAATTCTCAAACTCTTTTGAGACCACACGTGTCTTAAGAATTGACAAAGATGATAACAAGGGTGGAGGGGATGAGGAAGATTTGAAGGAGAAGAATTGTGATAGTTTGAAGAATGTAATTGTGGCAAAGAATGGTGATGAGGAAGAGACAGATGTGGAGAAAGATGCATGGAAGTTATTGCAGAAAGCGCTTGTTACATATTGTGATACACCTGTTGGAACTGTTGCGGCAAATGATGATTCGGGGTCACCCTTGAATTATGATCAGGTCTTTATTCGAGATTTCGTCCCTTCTGCTCTTGCTTTCTTGCTTAAAGGAGAACATGAGATTGTCAAGAACTTTCTCCTTCACACCTTGCAACTCCAG AGTTGGGAGAAGACAGTGGACTGCTATAGCCCAGGACAAGGCTTGATGCCTGCAAGTTTCAAAGTTAAAACTATGGAATTTGATGACAAAAAGACGGAAGAAGTTTTAGATCCTGATTTTGGGGAATCGGCTATTGGTCGCGTTGCTCCTGTAGATTCAG GATTGTGGTGGATCATTCTGCTTAGAGCTTATGGGAAACTCACTGGTGACTACAGCTTGCAAGAAAAGTTGGAAGTGCAAACAGGCTTACGAATGATCCTTAACCTATGTTTATCAGATGGATTTGATATGTTTCCGTCTTTGTTAGTAACTGATGGATCCTGCATGATAGATAGAAGGATGGGTATTCATGGCCATCCTCTTGAGATTCAAGCATTATTTTACTCGGCTCTACGCTCGGCACGTGAAATGGTTGTCAAGAACGATGAATCTAAGAGCCTAGTCGGAGAAATTAACAACAGACTAAGTGCATTGTCCTTCCATATTAGAGAGTATTATTGGTTGGATATGAGAAAAGTGAATGAAATATACAGGTATAAAACAGAAGAGTACTCTTTAGATGCAACTAACAAGTTCAACATCTATCCGGAACAAATTCCAATGTGGTTAATGGATTGGATTCCAGAAGAAGGTGGTTATTTGATAGGAAATTTACAACCAGCTCACATGGATTTCAGGTTTTTCATGCTTGGAAATCTTTGGTCTATTGTTTCATCTTTAGGTACACCAAGACAGAACAAGTCTGTTTTGAATCTAATAGAATCAAAATGGGACGATCTTGTTGGTCAAATGCCTCTTAAGATATGCTATCCTGCTCTGGAGCATGATGAATGGCGTTTAGTTACCGGCAGCGACCCTAAGAATAC CCCTTGGTCGTATCACAACGGTGGATCTTGGCCTACCCTTCTGTGGCAG TTTACGTTGGCATgcatcaaaatgggaagaacgGATCTAGCTGAGAAGGCTGTTGGTTTGGCTGAGAAAAGGCTTCCATTTGATTCTTGGCCAGAATATTATGACACCAAAACAGGAAGATTTATTGGAAAACAAGCCCGACTTTTTCAAACATGGACATTAGCTGGGTTCCTTGCATCTAAGATGCTTCTGAAAAAACCTGAAATAGCAACTTTGTTATGCTGGGATGAAGATCTTGAAATTCTTGAAACATGTGTTTGTGTGCTTAATAAGAGTGGCAGGACAAAATGCTCCCGTCGTGTTGCAAAGTCACACATTTTAGTGTGA